The following are encoded in a window of Sphaerisporangium siamense genomic DNA:
- a CDS encoding MalY/PatB family protein — translation MTGTSHGRTGGPLDALDLGELRARRSSKWREYPRDVLPVWVAEMDTPLAEPIAAALVEAVGRGDTGYAVAGGLPDAFAAFAARRFGWRTDPAAIRLVPDVMAGIVEVLSLVTEPGDRVVVNTPAYPPYFYWIPRIGRELVENALLLTPGGHRLDLAALERDFAAGAAAFLLCNPHNPTGVVFGEEDLLAVAALAARYGVRVVTDEIHAPLVFPGARHVPFAGLDAPAAARSITLASASKAWNLAGLKAALAVPGEEARTDVARIHPEVSEGAGLLGVIASEVAFTSGEPWLDELLAGLDANRALLGRLLAERLPEVGYQPPQATYLAWLDLRALGLGDDPAEWFLRRAGTALYPGPKFGAPGRGFARFNFATSGDRVTEAVGRMAASLSGRPRAAASR, via the coding sequence TTGACCGGCACGAGTCACGGCCGCACCGGCGGCCCGCTGGACGCCCTCGATCTCGGCGAGCTGCGGGCCCGGCGCAGTTCCAAATGGCGCGAGTACCCGCGGGACGTGCTCCCGGTGTGGGTGGCGGAGATGGACACGCCGCTGGCCGAGCCGATCGCGGCGGCGCTGGTCGAGGCCGTCGGCCGGGGCGACACCGGGTACGCCGTCGCCGGAGGGCTGCCGGACGCCTTCGCCGCCTTCGCCGCGCGGCGGTTCGGCTGGCGGACCGACCCGGCGGCCATCCGCCTGGTCCCGGACGTGATGGCGGGCATCGTCGAGGTGCTGAGCCTGGTGACCGAGCCCGGCGACCGGGTCGTCGTGAACACCCCCGCCTACCCGCCGTACTTCTACTGGATCCCCCGCATCGGGCGCGAGCTGGTCGAGAATGCCTTGCTGCTCACCCCGGGCGGTCACCGCCTCGACCTCGCGGCGCTGGAGCGCGACTTCGCCGCGGGGGCCGCGGCGTTCCTGCTCTGCAACCCGCACAACCCCACGGGCGTGGTCTTCGGCGAGGAGGACCTGCTGGCCGTCGCCGCCCTGGCCGCCCGGTACGGCGTGCGGGTGGTCACCGACGAGATCCACGCGCCGCTGGTCTTCCCCGGCGCCCGCCACGTGCCGTTCGCCGGGCTGGACGCCCCGGCCGCGGCCCGGTCGATCACGCTGGCCTCGGCGTCCAAGGCGTGGAACCTCGCCGGGCTGAAGGCGGCGCTGGCCGTCCCCGGCGAGGAGGCCCGCACGGACGTCGCCCGCATCCACCCCGAGGTCAGCGAGGGCGCGGGGCTGCTCGGCGTGATCGCCTCCGAGGTGGCCTTCACCTCCGGCGAGCCCTGGCTGGACGAGCTGCTGGCCGGGCTGGACGCCAACCGGGCGCTGCTCGGCCGCCTGCTGGCCGAACGGCTGCCCGAGGTGGGCTACCAGCCGCCGCAGGCGACGTACCTGGCATGGCTGGACCTGCGCGCGCTCGGGCTCGGCGACGACCCCGCGGAGTGGTTCCTGCGACGGGCCGGCACCGCGCTGTACCCGGGGCCGAAGTTCGGCGCGCCCGGGCGCGGGTTCGCCCGCTTCAACTTCGCCACCTCCGGCGACCGGGTGACCGAGGCGGTCGGCCGGATGGCCGCCTCGCTGAGCGGCAGGCCCCGCGCCGCCGCCTCGCGCTGA
- a CDS encoding collagenase, with translation MRIPSFRRRAGGRLPATAAACLSLGLALQVLAATPAGAAEPPPSPADSTAALTATQPPPVSPGFVNDGADHVRRAPKPAKDRAPLPAAKDALREDYDRAPISAAHPRPSMKRPALAGTAAACAPGDFAGGTAAALVERIKAATTDCVTSLFSLSGGAARGAFAEPRMAAVAAALRGDATGYTGDDGAGTVRLLRYLQAGYAARRAHPSDVGAYGSTLRTATRAALDAFFANPRSATVGDANGEVLSEAVTLIDAARENARYLRVLQRLLDGYDASYDAHWWMVNAVNSVYNVLFGGHSAPGFAAAVQADPSVLGTLRAFAVRHIGLLGTDRGFLTANAGRELARFLQYPALRDAVRPMAKDLLGRTRLTGPTAPLSVGVAEMASSLDASSCGYYGVCDLQRRLAVDVLTVTYTCSSTLRIRAQQMTSAQLTATCSSLANQDAYFHSIAKDGNRPVAYDYNTALEVCVFDSSTDYQTYAGAMFGIDTNNGGMYLEGDPSASGNQARFIAYEAEWVRPTFEIWNLNHEYTHYLDGRFDMYGDFTAGVSTPTIWWIEGFAEYISYHYRGVRYDAAMTEAGYRTYALSTLFGTTYSHDTTRVYRWGYLAVRYMIEQRPADVATVLGHYRAGSWSTARSFLTGSIGTRYDSAWWTWLAACAAGTCPGSGGGDQAPTAGFTYASSGLTANFTDTSTDDGTIAARQWDFGDATTSTAANPSHTYAAAGTYTVKLTVTDNSGKTGGVSKQVTVSTGGTSLPECTAARTDELGRNCQRSDLSATTGNYKYFYLYVPAGVSRLTITSSGGTGNADLYYSPSSWATTSTYSRRSANAGNGESLVVTNPVSGYHYISLYATQGFGGAAVQVQY, from the coding sequence GTGAGAATCCCGAGTTTCCGCCGCCGGGCGGGCGGTCGCCTGCCCGCGACGGCCGCCGCCTGTCTGAGCCTGGGGCTCGCGCTCCAGGTGCTGGCGGCCACACCGGCGGGCGCCGCGGAACCCCCGCCGTCCCCCGCCGACTCCACCGCCGCCCTCACCGCCACCCAGCCCCCGCCGGTCTCGCCGGGCTTCGTCAACGACGGGGCCGACCACGTCCGGCGGGCCCCGAAGCCCGCCAAGGACCGCGCGCCGCTACCCGCCGCCAAGGACGCGCTGCGCGAGGACTACGACCGCGCCCCGATCTCCGCCGCACACCCGCGGCCCTCGATGAAGCGCCCCGCCCTGGCCGGCACGGCGGCGGCGTGCGCGCCCGGCGACTTCGCGGGCGGCACGGCGGCCGCACTGGTGGAGCGGATCAAGGCCGCCACCACCGACTGCGTCACTTCGCTGTTCTCGCTGAGCGGCGGCGCCGCCCGCGGCGCGTTCGCCGAGCCCCGGATGGCCGCCGTCGCCGCCGCGCTACGCGGCGACGCCACGGGCTACACCGGGGACGACGGCGCCGGCACCGTCCGGCTCCTGCGCTACCTGCAGGCCGGATACGCCGCGCGGCGCGCCCACCCCTCCGACGTCGGCGCCTACGGGTCCACACTGCGCACCGCGACCCGCGCCGCGCTCGACGCCTTCTTCGCCAACCCGCGCTCCGCCACGGTCGGCGACGCCAACGGCGAGGTGCTCTCCGAGGCGGTCACGCTGATCGACGCCGCCCGCGAGAACGCCCGTTACCTGCGCGTCCTGCAGCGCCTGCTCGACGGCTACGACGCCTCCTACGACGCGCACTGGTGGATGGTCAACGCCGTCAACAGCGTCTACAACGTGCTGTTCGGCGGGCACTCCGCTCCCGGCTTCGCCGCCGCGGTCCAGGCCGACCCCTCCGTCCTCGGCACGCTGCGGGCCTTCGCGGTGCGGCACATCGGCCTGCTCGGCACCGACCGCGGCTTCCTGACCGCCAACGCCGGCCGCGAGCTCGCCCGGTTCCTCCAATACCCCGCGCTGCGGGATGCCGTCCGCCCGATGGCCAAGGACCTGCTCGGCCGCACCCGCCTCACCGGGCCGACCGCGCCCCTGTCGGTCGGCGTGGCGGAGATGGCGTCCTCGCTGGACGCGTCGTCCTGCGGCTATTACGGCGTCTGCGACCTGCAGCGGCGACTCGCCGTCGACGTCCTCACGGTGACCTACACCTGCAGCTCGACGCTGAGGATCCGCGCGCAGCAGATGACCTCCGCGCAGCTCACCGCCACCTGCTCCAGCCTGGCCAACCAGGACGCCTACTTCCACTCCATCGCCAAGGACGGCAACCGCCCGGTCGCCTACGACTACAACACCGCGCTGGAGGTCTGCGTCTTCGACTCCAGCACCGACTACCAGACCTACGCCGGGGCGATGTTCGGCATCGACACCAACAACGGCGGCATGTACCTGGAGGGCGACCCGTCGGCGTCCGGCAACCAGGCGCGCTTCATCGCCTACGAGGCCGAGTGGGTGCGCCCCACCTTCGAGATCTGGAACCTCAACCACGAGTACACCCACTACCTCGACGGCCGGTTCGACATGTACGGCGACTTCACCGCCGGGGTGAGCACGCCGACCATCTGGTGGATCGAGGGCTTCGCCGAGTACATCTCCTACCACTACCGGGGCGTCCGCTACGACGCCGCCATGACCGAGGCCGGCTACCGGACGTACGCGCTCAGCACGCTGTTCGGCACCACCTACTCGCACGACACCACGCGCGTCTACCGCTGGGGCTACCTCGCCGTCCGGTACATGATCGAGCAACGTCCCGCCGACGTCGCCACCGTCCTCGGCCACTACCGGGCCGGAAGCTGGAGCACGGCCAGGTCGTTCCTGACCGGCAGCATCGGCACCCGCTACGACAGCGCCTGGTGGACCTGGCTGGCCGCGTGCGCCGCGGGCACCTGCCCGGGCAGCGGCGGCGGCGACCAGGCGCCGACGGCCGGCTTCACCTACGCCTCCAGCGGGCTGACGGCGAACTTCACCGACACCTCCACCGACGACGGCACGATCGCCGCGCGCCAGTGGGACTTCGGCGACGCCACCACCTCCACCGCGGCCAACCCGTCCCACACCTACGCCGCCGCCGGCACCTACACGGTGAAGCTGACCGTCACCGACAACAGCGGCAAGACCGGCGGCGTCAGCAAGCAGGTCACGGTGAGCACCGGCGGAACGTCCCTGCCGGAGTGCACCGCGGCCAGGACCGACGAACTGGGACGCAACTGTCAGCGGAGTGACCTGTCGGCGACCACCGGGAACTACAAGTACTTCTACCTGTACGTCCCCGCAGGGGTGTCCCGCCTGACCATCACCTCCTCCGGCGGCACCGGCAACGCGGACCTGTACTACAGCCCCAGCTCCTGGGCCACCACGTCCACCTACAGCCGGCGCTCGGCGAACGCCGGCAACGGCGAGAGCCTGGTCGTCACCAACCCCGTGTCCGGCTACCACTACATCAGCCTGTACGCCACGCAGGGCTTCGGCGGCGCGGCCGTCCAGGTCCAGTACTGA
- a CDS encoding ABC transporter permease — protein MTSLTAPAAARPPGHAAAGRSPSRLIWDRVRRDRTAMTGLAIIVLFVLIAVTAPLLTALNGWSPYDFDPSAVDQRLAGVPKGALGGVGAEHWLGVEPVSGRDVFSRIVYGARISLLISVTATVVSVLIGTVLGLLAGYLGGWADAAISRLMDLLMSFPALIFMIALISVMPEGDRVLLLVAVMGGFGWPYVGRIVRGQAMAVRHREYVDAARVGGAMGASILFREMLPNITAPILVYATLAIPANIGTEAALSFLGVGVRPPTASWGQMIQESMMWYEVDPMYFIVPGTCLFLTVLAFTLLGDSLRDAIDPKGGRA, from the coding sequence ATGACCTCGCTCACCGCCCCGGCGGCGGCACGGCCGCCGGGCCACGCCGCCGCCGGGCGCTCCCCCTCGCGGCTGATCTGGGACCGGGTGCGCCGTGACCGCACGGCCATGACCGGCCTGGCGATCATCGTGCTGTTCGTGCTGATCGCGGTCACGGCGCCGCTGCTCACCGCGCTGAACGGCTGGTCGCCCTACGACTTCGACCCCTCCGCCGTCGACCAGAGGCTCGCCGGGGTGCCCAAGGGCGCCCTCGGCGGCGTCGGCGCCGAGCACTGGCTCGGCGTGGAGCCGGTGAGCGGGCGCGACGTCTTCAGCCGGATCGTGTACGGCGCGCGGATCTCGCTGCTCATCTCCGTGACGGCCACGGTCGTCTCGGTGCTGATCGGCACGGTGCTCGGCCTGCTCGCCGGATACCTCGGCGGCTGGGCGGACGCCGCCATCAGCAGGCTCATGGACCTGCTCATGTCCTTCCCCGCCCTGATCTTCATGATCGCCCTGATCTCGGTCATGCCCGAGGGCGACCGGGTGCTGCTGCTGGTCGCCGTCATGGGCGGGTTCGGCTGGCCGTACGTGGGCCGGATCGTCCGCGGCCAGGCCATGGCCGTCAGGCACCGCGAGTACGTCGACGCGGCCCGCGTGGGCGGCGCGATGGGCGCCTCGATCCTGTTCCGCGAGATGCTGCCGAACATCACCGCGCCGATCCTGGTCTACGCGACCCTGGCGATCCCCGCCAACATCGGCACCGAGGCCGCGCTGTCGTTCCTCGGCGTCGGGGTGCGCCCGCCGACCGCCTCCTGGGGGCAGATGATCCAGGAGTCGATGATGTGGTACGAGGTCGACCCGATGTACTTCATCGTCCCCGGCACGTGCCTGTTCCTGACCGTGCTCGCCTTCACGCTGCTCGGCGACTCGCTGCGTGACGCGATCGACCCGAAGGGCGGCCGGGCATGA
- a CDS encoding HIT family protein, protein MTTPAGTVPGCPFCEIAAGLLPAHVVYADDAVAAFLDARPVFKGHVLVVPKTHVETLTDLPVAAVGPFFTRVRALAGAVEAGLGAAGTFVAMNNRVSQSVPHLHAHVVPRNRKDGLRGFFWPRVKYADDAEAAAFAAKIGAAMDFPPDVSADVSVNKVAGGDVE, encoded by the coding sequence GTGACCACCCCCGCCGGGACCGTGCCCGGCTGCCCGTTCTGCGAGATCGCCGCCGGGCTGCTGCCCGCCCACGTCGTGTACGCCGACGACGCCGTCGCCGCGTTCCTCGACGCCCGCCCGGTCTTCAAGGGGCACGTCCTGGTCGTCCCGAAGACCCACGTCGAGACCCTCACCGACCTGCCCGTGGCGGCGGTCGGCCCGTTCTTCACCCGCGTGCGGGCGCTGGCCGGGGCCGTCGAGGCGGGGCTCGGGGCGGCGGGCACGTTCGTGGCGATGAACAACCGGGTCAGCCAGAGCGTCCCCCACCTGCACGCCCACGTCGTCCCCCGCAACCGCAAGGACGGCCTGCGCGGCTTCTTCTGGCCCCGGGTCAAGTACGCCGACGACGCCGAGGCCGCCGCCTTCGCGGCCAAGATAGGCGCCGCGATGGACTTTCCGCCGGACGTTTCGGCGGACGTTTCGGTGAACAAGGTGGCCGGCGGGGACGTGGAGTAG
- a CDS encoding ABC transporter permease — MIVYLTRRLFAAAGILLVICAVTFLIFYVIPADPALQACGKTCTPERVADVRAQMGLDRPVHEQFGAYVAGVFAGRTLGSGLACGFPCFGFSYQNSLPVWDLLVDRLGASVSLAIGAALLWLATGLAIGVLSALRQGTRLDRSLMVATLTSASLPVYFVAMLLLLLVVRVTGILPYPAYVPPGEDLAAWAGNLILPWVTLAALYAALYARLSRAQMIETLAEPYIRTARAKGLPERTVVVKHGMRAAMTPIVTIFGMDLGGLLAGAMITETVFGLPGIGRLAYDGVVKSDQPVILGTTLLAAFFIVFANLAVDLLYVLIDPRVRYS; from the coding sequence GTGATCGTCTATCTCACCCGGCGCCTGTTCGCCGCCGCGGGGATCCTGCTGGTGATCTGCGCCGTCACCTTCCTCATCTTCTACGTGATCCCCGCCGACCCGGCGCTGCAGGCGTGCGGCAAGACGTGCACGCCCGAGCGGGTCGCCGACGTCCGCGCCCAGATGGGCCTGGACCGGCCGGTCCACGAGCAGTTCGGCGCGTACGTGGCCGGCGTCTTCGCCGGCCGCACGCTCGGCTCCGGCCTCGCGTGCGGGTTCCCGTGCTTCGGCTTCTCCTACCAGAACTCCCTGCCGGTCTGGGACCTGCTGGTCGACCGGCTCGGCGCCAGCGTCTCGCTCGCGATCGGCGCGGCCCTGCTCTGGCTGGCCACCGGTCTGGCCATCGGGGTGCTGTCGGCGCTGCGGCAGGGCACCCGGCTGGACCGCTCCCTGATGGTGGCCACGCTCACGTCGGCGTCGCTGCCGGTGTACTTCGTGGCGATGCTCCTGCTGCTGCTCGTCGTCCGGGTGACCGGGATCCTCCCCTATCCGGCCTACGTCCCGCCCGGGGAGGACCTGGCGGCGTGGGCGGGCAACCTCATCCTGCCGTGGGTGACGCTCGCCGCCCTGTACGCGGCCCTGTACGCCAGGCTCAGCCGCGCCCAGATGATCGAGACGCTGGCCGAGCCGTACATCCGCACCGCGCGCGCCAAGGGCCTGCCCGAGCGGACCGTCGTCGTCAAGCACGGCATGCGCGCGGCGATGACGCCGATCGTGACGATCTTCGGCATGGACCTGGGCGGGCTGCTCGCCGGGGCCATGATCACCGAGACCGTGTTCGGCCTGCCCGGCATCGGAAGGCTCGCCTACGACGGCGTCGTCAAGTCCGACCAGCCGGTGATCCTCGGCACCACGCTGCTGGCGGCGTTCTTCATCGTGTTCGCCAACCTCGCCGTGGACCTCCTCTACGTCCTGATCGACCCCCGGGTGAGGTACTCGTGA
- a CDS encoding ABC transporter ATP-binding protein has protein sequence MNDHDPPAGASRPHAHAKEAAAPLLEVTGLCVSFGAVRVVDGVSFCVRQGRTLGIVGESGSGKSVSSLAVLGLHRTASVTGSIVFDGEELVGAPAERLRTLRGSRMSMIFQDPLSSLHPCYSVGEQIAESYRLHRRASRRAARERAVEMLAEVGIPEPRRRAREYPHRFSGGMRQRVMIAMALACEPNLLIADEPTTALDVTVQAQILELIARIQEERGLAVIMITHDLGVVAQVADDVLVMYGGRTAEYAGARAVFKTPRHPYTQGLLASVPGTAWVDADDGARLPAIAGAPPSPATPPPGCRFHPRCSRFADARHPAVCATERPALSGAGHKVACHFPEGAR, from the coding sequence GTGAACGACCATGACCCGCCGGCCGGCGCGTCCCGGCCGCACGCGCACGCCAAGGAGGCCGCGGCCCCGCTCCTGGAGGTGACCGGCCTGTGCGTCTCCTTCGGCGCGGTCCGGGTCGTCGACGGGGTGTCGTTCTGCGTGCGCCAGGGGCGCACGCTGGGCATCGTCGGCGAGTCAGGATCGGGCAAGTCGGTGTCCTCGCTGGCCGTGCTCGGGCTGCACCGCACGGCGTCCGTCACCGGTTCCATCGTCTTCGACGGCGAGGAGCTGGTCGGCGCGCCCGCCGAGCGGCTGCGCACGCTCCGGGGCAGCAGGATGTCGATGATCTTCCAGGATCCGTTGTCGTCCCTGCATCCCTGCTACAGCGTGGGCGAGCAGATCGCCGAGTCCTATCGGCTGCACCGCCGCGCCTCCCGCAGGGCGGCGCGGGAGCGCGCGGTGGAGATGCTCGCCGAGGTGGGCATCCCCGAGCCGCGCCGCCGCGCCCGCGAGTACCCCCACCGGTTCTCCGGAGGCATGCGCCAGCGCGTCATGATCGCGATGGCGCTGGCGTGCGAGCCGAATCTGCTCATCGCCGACGAGCCGACGACCGCGCTGGACGTGACCGTCCAGGCGCAGATCCTGGAGCTCATCGCCCGCATCCAGGAGGAGCGCGGACTCGCCGTCATCATGATCACCCATGATCTCGGGGTGGTGGCGCAGGTCGCCGACGACGTCCTGGTGATGTACGGAGGGCGTACCGCCGAGTACGCCGGGGCGCGGGCCGTCTTCAAGACGCCGCGCCACCCCTACACCCAGGGGCTGCTCGCCTCGGTTCCCGGCACCGCGTGGGTGGACGCGGACGACGGCGCGCGGCTCCCGGCCATCGCCGGCGCCCCGCCGTCCCCGGCGACCCCACCGCCGGGCTGCCGCTTCCACCCGCGCTGCTCGCGGTTCGCCGACGCCCGGCACCCGGCCGTCTGCGCGACCGAGCGTCCCGCCCTGAGCGGGGCCGGGCACAAGGTCGCCTGTCACTTCCCCGAAGGAGCCCGGTGA
- a CDS encoding ABC transporter ATP-binding protein, producing the protein MTFPGRRGTRVRAVDGVGFGLGHGETLGMVGESGCGKSTTGRMIVRLLEPTGGTVTFAGRDVTHLGPREMLPLRRDIQMIFQDPFASLNPRQTVRQIVSGPLRLLDRAGVLDMLELVGLSPEHVDRYPHEFSGGQAQRIGIARALASKPKLIVCDEPVSALDVSIQAQIVNLLKDLQRELGLAYLFIAHDLAVVRHVCARIAVMYLGRIVEIGDRGPIYRDPAHPYTKALLSAIPVPDPDTEATRERIVLRGDPPSPAAPPPGCAFSPRCHKARDRCRAEAPVLTPVRGRQVACHYPEV; encoded by the coding sequence ATGACCTTCCCCGGACGGCGCGGGACGCGCGTCAGGGCCGTGGACGGCGTCGGCTTCGGTCTCGGGCACGGCGAGACGCTGGGCATGGTCGGCGAGTCGGGGTGCGGCAAGTCCACCACCGGGCGCATGATCGTGCGCCTGCTGGAGCCGACCGGCGGGACCGTCACCTTCGCCGGCCGGGACGTCACCCACCTCGGGCCGCGCGAGATGCTGCCGCTGCGCCGCGACATCCAGATGATCTTCCAGGATCCGTTCGCGTCGCTGAACCCCCGCCAGACCGTCCGGCAGATCGTCTCCGGCCCCCTCCGGCTGCTGGACCGCGCGGGGGTGCTCGACATGCTGGAGCTGGTCGGCCTGTCCCCCGAGCACGTGGACCGCTACCCGCACGAGTTCTCCGGCGGGCAGGCGCAGCGCATCGGCATCGCCCGCGCGCTCGCCTCCAAGCCCAAGCTGATCGTCTGCGACGAGCCCGTCTCGGCGCTGGACGTGTCCATCCAGGCCCAGATCGTCAATCTGCTGAAGGACCTCCAGCGGGAGCTCGGCCTCGCCTACCTGTTCATCGCCCACGACCTGGCGGTGGTGCGGCACGTCTGCGCGCGGATCGCGGTCATGTACCTCGGCCGGATCGTGGAGATCGGCGACCGCGGGCCGATCTACCGCGACCCCGCCCATCCCTACACCAAGGCGCTGCTGTCGGCGATCCCCGTGCCGGACCCCGACACCGAGGCCACGAGGGAGCGCATCGTGCTGCGCGGCGACCCGCCCAGCCCGGCGGCGCCGCCCCCGGGGTGCGCCTTCTCGCCCCGGTGCCACAAGGCGCGGGACCGGTGCCGTGCCGAGGCCCCGGTGCTGACGCCGGTCCGGGGCCGTCAGGTCGCCTGCCACTACCCGGAGGTCTGA
- a CDS encoding DUF5335 family protein → MRQHGLDGYVAQCRGRGGGLEMTEQRPELPRDRWHEFFDEMTRDYEGADVTIEELRADFGDLLQVERIPLAYLEYDPKDDQFSVGVGGRDARYPVILRHAVDHPRAILADIVGEGGRWAFDVVGAEGGETIVTVYFEDVPEAATA, encoded by the coding sequence GTGCGCCAGCATGGTCTGGACGGGTACGTGGCCCAGTGCCGTGGCCGGGGAGGGGGCCTGGAGATGACCGAGCAGCGGCCGGAGCTTCCGCGGGACCGATGGCACGAGTTCTTCGACGAGATGACCCGCGACTACGAGGGCGCCGACGTGACCATCGAGGAGTTGCGCGCCGACTTCGGCGACCTCCTGCAGGTGGAGAGGATCCCGCTGGCCTACCTGGAGTACGACCCCAAGGACGACCAGTTCTCGGTCGGCGTCGGCGGGCGCGACGCGCGCTACCCGGTGATCCTGCGCCACGCGGTCGACCACCCGCGGGCCATCCTCGCCGACATCGTCGGCGAAGGGGGACGGTGGGCGTTCGACGTCGTCGGCGCCGAGGGCGGCGAGACGATCGTCACCGTCTACTTCGAGGACGTCCCGGAGGCCGCCACCGCCTGA
- a CDS encoding ABC transporter substrate-binding protein produces MAAGGLLSAATLAITLSACGGGGTPASSGGTAATGEGGTLTILSNQDFSHLDPTRNWTMPHMDFGIRLLYRTLTTFKAEPGAGGTRLVPDLATDLGTPSEGGKVWTFTLKSGLKYEDGTPIVADDVKYNVERSFAPELPGGPNYAQLYLAGAEHYKGPLKGERLKSIETPDERTIVFRLKRPVAEFSYTVTLPTFAPVPKAKEAGEQYDNRPFSSGPYKIQSYDRGKELVLVRNANWDPATDPVRKAYPDKIVMKQGLRQSVIDDRLIDSRGEDATAVSYSDVTAAGLAKVLPRPEVKARLVSEISGCTDMIGFNTAKAPFDDPRMRQAVHFALDKQALQTAQGGPGMAEIATSYLPPALSGGQAQDVYGLPPTGDVEKAKALLGGRTLDVAMTVSTGEKALGEAVQSSLKRVGITVTLNPVDPSVYYDTIGDTAKTPEMFTYGWCPDYPSGATFLPMLFDGRTIVEKGNSGNVWQFRDKAVEARIDEIQAMTDTGAAAAAWAELDQLIMRSSPAVPTLWDKKPLLVGTGVTGAFGHPVWSGQLDFSALGVKQG; encoded by the coding sequence ATGGCCGCCGGTGGCCTGCTGTCCGCGGCCACCCTGGCGATCACACTGAGCGCCTGCGGCGGGGGCGGCACCCCGGCGTCCTCCGGCGGCACGGCGGCGACCGGCGAGGGCGGAACGCTCACGATCCTGTCCAACCAGGACTTCTCCCACCTCGACCCCACCCGCAACTGGACGATGCCGCACATGGACTTCGGCATCCGCCTGCTCTACCGCACCCTCACGACCTTCAAGGCGGAGCCCGGCGCGGGCGGGACACGGCTCGTCCCCGACCTCGCCACCGACCTCGGCACGCCGAGCGAGGGCGGCAAGGTGTGGACGTTCACCCTCAAGAGCGGGCTGAAGTACGAGGACGGCACCCCGATCGTCGCCGACGACGTCAAGTACAACGTCGAGCGGTCCTTCGCGCCCGAGCTGCCCGGCGGCCCCAACTACGCGCAGCTCTACCTGGCGGGCGCCGAGCACTACAAGGGCCCGCTCAAGGGCGAGCGCCTGAAGTCCATCGAGACCCCCGACGAGAGGACGATCGTCTTCCGGCTGAAGCGGCCGGTCGCCGAGTTCTCCTACACCGTCACGCTCCCCACGTTCGCCCCCGTGCCCAAGGCCAAGGAGGCGGGCGAGCAGTACGACAACCGGCCGTTCTCCTCCGGCCCCTACAAGATCCAGAGCTACGACCGGGGCAAGGAGCTGGTGCTGGTCCGCAACGCCAACTGGGACCCGGCCACCGACCCGGTGCGCAAGGCGTACCCGGACAAGATCGTGATGAAGCAGGGCCTGCGGCAGAGCGTCATCGACGACCGGCTCATCGACAGCAGGGGCGAGGACGCCACGGCCGTCTCCTACTCGGACGTGACCGCCGCCGGCCTCGCCAAGGTGCTGCCCCGGCCGGAGGTGAAGGCACGCCTGGTCAGCGAGATCTCCGGCTGCACCGACATGATCGGCTTCAACACGGCCAAGGCGCCGTTCGACGACCCGCGCATGCGGCAGGCGGTCCACTTCGCGCTGGACAAGCAGGCCCTGCAGACCGCGCAGGGCGGGCCCGGCATGGCCGAGATCGCCACCTCCTATCTGCCGCCCGCCCTGTCCGGCGGCCAGGCGCAGGACGTCTACGGCCTGCCGCCCACCGGCGACGTCGAGAAGGCCAAGGCCCTGCTCGGCGGCAGGACGCTGGACGTCGCCATGACCGTCTCCACCGGCGAGAAGGCGCTCGGCGAGGCCGTGCAGTCCTCGCTCAAGCGGGTCGGGATCACCGTCACGCTCAACCCCGTCGACCCGTCGGTCTACTACGACACGATCGGCGACACCGCCAAGACCCCCGAGATGTTCACCTACGGCTGGTGCCCCGACTACCCCTCGGGCGCGACGTTCCTGCCGATGCTCTTCGACGGCCGCACGATCGTCGAGAAGGGCAACTCCGGCAACGTCTGGCAGTTCAGGGACAAGGCGGTCGAGGCGAGGATCGACGAGATCCAGGCCATGACCGACACCGGCGCCGCCGCCGCGGCGTGGGCCGAGCTGGATCAGCTGATCATGCGGTCCTCCCCCGCCGTCCCGACCCTGTGGGACAAGAAGCCGCTGCTCGTCGGCACCGGCGTGACCGGGGCGTTCGGCCACCCCGTCTGGTCGGGGCAGCTCGACTTCTCCGCGCTCGGGGTGAAGCAGGGATGA